The Planctomycetota bacterium genome contains a region encoding:
- a CDS encoding DUF937 domain-containing protein: MLSPPVTPLYNRGLPGSFLVTDDSQERRMDILGEILKQVLAGAQQQQQQPQQPQRAPQPPQGRGPQGGPPQGMPSPDDLSEIFKQIFGGGQAEKLPDVVRQFEEKGLREQVDSWVRTGPNKPVDRRQIDDVFGSREIDELARKRNIDREHLAEVLSRYIPKIIDELTPTGQIDPRRR, encoded by the coding sequence ATGCTTTCTCCGCCGGTGACGCCCCTCTACAATCGCGGGCTTCCCGGTTCTTTTCTTGTCACTGACGATTCCCAGGAGCGACGCATGGACATTCTCGGTGAGATCCTCAAGCAGGTGCTGGCCGGCGCCCAGCAGCAGCAACAGCAACCGCAGCAACCGCAGCGCGCCCCGCAGCCGCCCCAGGGGCGCGGCCCGCAGGGCGGCCCGCCGCAGGGGATGCCGTCTCCCGACGATCTCTCCGAGATCTTCAAGCAGATCTTCGGCGGTGGCCAGGCCGAGAAGCTCCCCGACGTCGTCCGCCAGTTCGAGGAGAAGGGGCTGCGTGAGCAGGTCGATTCGTGGGTCCGGACCGGTCCCAACAAGCCGGTCGATCGTCGGCAGATCGACGACGTGTTCGGCAGCCGCGAGATCGACGAGTTGGCGCGGAAGCGCAACATCGATCGTGAGCACCTCGCCGAGGTCCTCAGCCGCTACATCCCCAAGATCATCGACGAGCTGACCCCGACCGGTCAGATCGACCCGCGGCGGCGCTGA
- a CDS encoding adenine phosphoribosyltransferase — protein sequence MAPVDLTRHIRDIPDFPKPGILFRDITPLLADGPALATAVERLAAPWLGAGLDAVVAVEARGFLFAVPVALRLGIGVVPVRKPGKLPADTIGHDYDLEYGRDRLEMHRGILAAGARVLVVDDVLATGGTAAACMRLAEAGGASVVGAAFLVELAALGGRERLAPARVESVLVY from the coding sequence ATGGCCCCCGTCGATCTGACACGCCACATCCGCGACATCCCCGACTTCCCCAAGCCGGGGATCCTGTTCCGCGACATCACGCCGCTGCTGGCCGACGGTCCGGCCCTGGCGACGGCCGTCGAGCGCCTCGCGGCTCCATGGCTGGGGGCAGGCCTCGACGCCGTCGTCGCCGTCGAGGCGCGCGGGTTCCTGTTCGCGGTGCCGGTGGCGCTGCGGCTGGGGATCGGCGTCGTGCCGGTGCGCAAGCCGGGCAAGCTGCCGGCCGACACGATCGGCCACGACTACGACCTCGAATACGGCCGCGACCGATTGGAGATGCACCGCGGGATCCTCGCCGCCGGGGCCAGGGTCCTGGTGGTCGACGACGTCCTCGCGACGGGGGGCACGGCGGCGGCCTGCATGCGGCTGGCCGAGGCGGGCGGCGCGTCAGTGGTGGGGGCGGCGTTCCTGGTGGAACTGGCGGCGCTCGGCGGGCGGGAGCGCCTCGCACCGGCCCGGGTCGAGAGCGTGCTGGTGTACTGA
- a CDS encoding UPF0365 family protein, whose amino-acid sequence MPPIPQPVFVGLLVILGLVALVMLTLVFNYGQLWFQAYWSKAPISFLELLGMSLRKVNARTIVQARIMAVQAGLGREISSRKLEAHYLAGGDVPRVIRALIAAHRADIDLDFDKACAIDLAGRDVLDAVQTSVNPKVIDCPDNASGKSTLSAVAKNGVELKIAARVTVRTNIQQLIGGATEETIIARVGEGIITSIGSAESHFDVMEHPDTISKAVLQRGLDAQTAFQIVSIDIADIEVGENIGARLQADQAEADTRVARAKAEERRSVAIAREQEMKAATAENKARLLQAEALVPTSMGAAFRAGRLGRGLQEGTDPVGA is encoded by the coding sequence ATGCCGCCGATCCCGCAGCCGGTGTTCGTGGGTTTGCTCGTCATCCTCGGCCTCGTGGCCCTGGTGATGCTCACGCTGGTGTTCAACTACGGCCAGCTGTGGTTCCAGGCCTACTGGTCGAAGGCGCCGATCTCGTTCCTCGAGCTGCTCGGCATGAGCCTGCGGAAGGTCAACGCGCGGACGATCGTCCAGGCGCGGATCATGGCCGTGCAGGCCGGACTGGGGCGCGAGATCTCGTCGCGCAAGCTCGAGGCCCACTACCTCGCCGGCGGTGACGTGCCGCGGGTGATCCGCGCCCTGATCGCCGCCCACCGCGCCGACATCGACCTCGACTTCGACAAGGCCTGCGCCATCGACCTCGCCGGCCGCGACGTCCTCGACGCCGTCCAGACCAGCGTCAACCCCAAGGTCATCGACTGCCCCGACAATGCCAGCGGCAAGTCGACCCTGTCGGCCGTCGCCAAGAACGGCGTCGAACTGAAGATCGCCGCGCGGGTCACCGTGCGGACCAACATCCAGCAGCTCATCGGCGGCGCCACCGAGGAGACGATCATCGCCCGCGTCGGTGAGGGGATCATCACGTCGATCGGCTCGGCGGAAAGCCATTTCGACGTCATGGAGCACCCCGACACGATTTCCAAGGCGGTGCTCCAGCGCGGCCTCGACGCGCAGACGGCGTTTCAGATCGTGTCGATCGACATCGCCGACATCGAGGTCGGCGAGAACATCGGCGCCCGCCTCCAGGCCGACCAGGCCGAGGCCGACACGCGCGTCGCCCGGGCGAAGGCCGAGGAGCGGCGCAGCGTGGCGATCGCCCGTGAGCAGGAGATGAAGGCCGCGACGGCGGAGAACAAGGCCCGTCTCCTGCAGGCCGAGGCACTGGTGCCGACGTCGATGGGGGCCGCGTTCCGTGCCGGGCGGCTCGGCCGAGGGCTGCAGGAAGGGACGGACCCGGTGGGGGCCTGA
- a CDS encoding sigma-70 family RNA polymerase sigma factor yields the protein MPPISSSSGRDAGAGRPRGTRHRRDRLSPHPSIIPHPESPPTMPTPRRRPSSHGVQNPLETYLRDINDTALLTADDEKRLATAIAAGDAAARDHMVRANLRLVVNIARGYANRGLPLPDLIEEGNLGLLRAVEGFDPKVGTRFSTYASYWIKQSIKRALINSGKTIRIPAYMVELLSKWRRASARLFDALGRTPTPEEVARSLGLARKKLPIIKKAIHVHQAAPQTDQADGGWSLGDLIRDENTRCPAEVLLDADTLRYVLARIERLDERAATILRLRFGLGGGEPMTLKQIGAVLGLTRERVRQIESETLAALAAEIDAAPRVRIRLRQGA from the coding sequence ATGCCGCCGATATCCTCTTCGTCGGGACGCGATGCCGGTGCGGGTCGCCCACGGGGGACTCGTCACCGCCGCGACCGGCTTTCTCCTCATCCATCCATCATCCCTCATCCGGAATCGCCGCCGACCATGCCAACCCCCCGCCGCCGGCCGTCGTCCCACGGAGTGCAAAACCCGCTGGAGACCTATCTCCGCGACATCAACGACACGGCGCTGCTCACCGCTGACGACGAGAAGCGGCTGGCGACCGCGATCGCCGCCGGCGACGCCGCCGCCCGCGACCACATGGTGCGGGCGAACCTGCGCCTGGTGGTCAACATCGCCCGCGGCTACGCCAACCGCGGCCTTCCGCTCCCCGACCTCATCGAGGAGGGCAACCTCGGGCTGCTGCGCGCCGTCGAGGGATTCGACCCCAAGGTCGGCACGCGCTTCAGCACCTACGCCAGCTACTGGATCAAGCAGTCGATCAAGCGGGCGTTGATCAACTCCGGAAAGACGATCCGGATCCCCGCCTACATGGTCGAGCTGCTGTCGAAATGGCGGCGCGCCTCGGCCCGCCTGTTCGACGCCCTCGGGCGCACGCCGACCCCCGAGGAGGTGGCACGGTCCCTCGGCCTGGCCCGCAAGAAACTGCCGATCATCAAGAAGGCGATCCACGTCCATCAGGCCGCGCCGCAGACCGACCAGGCCGACGGCGGCTGGTCGCTCGGCGACCTGATCCGCGACGAGAACACGCGCTGTCCCGCCGAGGTGCTCCTCGACGCCGACACGCTGCGTTACGTGCTCGCCCGGATCGAGCGGCTCGACGAGCGGGCGGCGACGATCCTCCGCCTCCGCTTCGGCCTCGGTGGCGGGGAGCCGATGACCCTCAAGCAGATCGGCGCCGTGCTCGGGCTGACGCGGGAGCGCGTGCGCCAGATCGAGTCGGAGACCCTGGCGGCGCTGGCCGCCGAGATCGACGCCGCGCCCCGAGTCCGGATCCGCCTCAGGCAAGGGGCCTGA
- a CDS encoding Gfo/Idh/MocA family oxidoreductase encodes MATSRRDFVSQALALATAALADGRPPVAAEPAATAAAIATGDTLRVAVIGVNGQGRAHVDNWLDTPGVELVAICDCDPAASARCLAQVEKRKQPPRRLPEAVADVRRLLERKDIDAVSIATPNHWHALMAVWAMQAGKDVYVEKPCSHTVEEGRVITQWARNLGKMCQMGVQSRSMTGMRQTLEFLASGAIGPVTVARAICYRRRDSIGLVDTPAPLPPGLDFDLWAGPAPAEVPIRQRLHYDWHWDKRTGNGDIGNQNPHELDKARWALGKHELPRRVVSLGGRLGYRDNGDVANSQVTLYQWDDALLISDVRGLEIKTPVTFGLAGGPFNGACNIWYGTSGYAVGPNYSSGIAFDYDGHELGRWSGGTYQAHFANFVTAIKSRDPADLHLDIEDGHLSSALAHLGNVSWALGEPLEPRTPLSLGHLDFPFGGHVSDTLASFQRYLDDNRVDLATTRLSRGRELVLDPITERSTDADANALFSREYRRGYELPRVG; translated from the coding sequence ATGGCCACCAGCCGCCGTGACTTCGTCTCGCAGGCACTCGCCCTGGCCACCGCGGCGCTGGCCGACGGTCGGCCGCCGGTGGCCGCCGAGCCTGCCGCCACGGCTGCGGCCATCGCGACCGGCGACACGCTGCGGGTCGCCGTCATCGGCGTCAACGGCCAGGGCCGGGCCCACGTCGACAACTGGCTCGACACGCCCGGCGTCGAACTGGTGGCGATCTGCGACTGTGATCCAGCCGCATCGGCGCGCTGCCTGGCACAGGTGGAGAAACGCAAGCAGCCGCCGCGCCGGCTGCCCGAGGCGGTCGCCGACGTCCGCCGCCTCCTCGAGCGGAAGGACATCGACGCCGTCTCGATCGCCACCCCCAACCACTGGCACGCGCTGATGGCGGTGTGGGCGATGCAGGCCGGCAAGGACGTGTATGTCGAGAAGCCCTGCAGCCACACCGTCGAGGAGGGACGGGTGATCACGCAGTGGGCGCGGAACCTCGGGAAGATGTGCCAGATGGGGGTGCAGAGCCGGAGCATGACCGGGATGCGGCAGACCCTCGAGTTCCTCGCCAGCGGGGCGATCGGACCGGTCACGGTCGCCCGGGCGATCTGTTACCGCCGCCGCGACTCGATCGGTCTGGTCGACACGCCGGCGCCGCTGCCGCCGGGGCTCGACTTCGACCTCTGGGCCGGCCCGGCCCCGGCCGAGGTCCCGATCCGCCAGCGCCTGCACTATGACTGGCACTGGGACAAGCGCACCGGCAACGGCGACATCGGCAACCAAAACCCCCACGAGCTCGACAAGGCACGCTGGGCCCTCGGCAAGCACGAGCTCCCGCGCCGCGTCGTCAGCCTCGGCGGCCGGCTCGGCTACCGCGACAACGGCGACGTCGCCAATAGCCAAGTCACCCTCTACCAGTGGGACGACGCCCTGCTCATCTCCGATGTCCGCGGGCTCGAGATCAAGACGCCGGTCACGTTCGGACTCGCCGGCGGGCCGTTCAACGGCGCCTGCAACATCTGGTATGGCACCAGCGGCTATGCCGTCGGCCCGAATTACTCGTCGGGGATCGCCTTCGACTACGACGGCCACGAGCTGGGGCGGTGGAGCGGCGGCACCTACCAGGCGCATTTCGCCAACTTCGTCACGGCGATCAAGAGCCGCGACCCCGCCGACCTCCACCTCGACATCGAGGACGGCCACCTCTCCAGTGCCCTGGCGCACCTTGGCAACGTCTCGTGGGCACTCGGCGAGCCGCTCGAGCCACGGACGCCGCTGTCGCTCGGTCACCTCGACTTCCCCTTCGGTGGTCACGTCAGCGACACGCTGGCGAGCTTCCAGCGCTACCTCGACGACAACCGTGTCGATCTGGCGACGACGCGTCTCTCCCGCGGCCGCGAACTGGTCCTCGATCCGATTACAGAGCGGTCGACCGACGCCGACGCCAACGCCCTGTTCAGCCGCGAATACCGCCGCGGCTACGAGCTGCCCAGGGTGGGCTGA
- a CDS encoding N-acetyltransferase family protein translates to MIRCAPRHLGAIREIYNDAIVGTTALYEYHPRSAETVAAWWDGKSRAGLPVLGIEADDGALAGFATWGPFRPFPAFKYTVEHSVYVHPAHRGRGVGRRLLAAIVAEATARELHLLVGGIDADNVASKTLHRRAGFAHAGTIRQAGFKFGRWLDLEFWQLHLAGPERPVDG, encoded by the coding sequence GTGATCCGCTGTGCCCCACGGCACCTCGGGGCGATCCGCGAGATCTACAACGACGCCATCGTCGGCACCACCGCCCTCTACGAATACCACCCGCGCAGCGCCGAGACGGTCGCGGCCTGGTGGGACGGCAAGTCGCGGGCGGGCCTGCCGGTGCTCGGCATCGAGGCCGACGACGGGGCGCTGGCCGGGTTCGCCACCTGGGGCCCGTTCCGTCCCTTCCCGGCGTTCAAGTACACCGTCGAGCACTCGGTCTACGTCCACCCCGCCCACCGCGGCCGCGGTGTCGGGCGCCGGTTGCTCGCGGCGATCGTCGCCGAGGCGACGGCACGCGAACTGCATCTTCTCGTCGGCGGCATCGACGCCGACAACGTCGCCAGCAAAACGCTCCACCGCCGGGCGGGGTTCGCCCACGCCGGCACGATCCGCCAGGCGGGGTTCAAGTTCGGCCGCTGGCTCGACCTCGAGTTCTGGCAGCTCCACCTCGCCGGCCCGGAGCGACCCGTCGACGGCTGA
- a CDS encoding DUF1559 domain-containing protein, producing MASSPITSGRRRPAPRRGFTLVELLVVIAIIGTLMGLLLPAVQAAREAARRTGCHNNVRQLALAVHNYEGARRHFPPSMIHAPGTSFVSNNGSWGILGRILPFVEEGNAAVKLDLERAWDQPPNSTTGVPTTRVGIFLCPSEKNDTVRLKNNAPFVYPHTYGFNFGTWFVYDPATGNGGDGAFHPNSRFKTGMFTDGLAKTLCLAEVKAFTPYVRNTADPGATFPAPLPPTLPAEVVALAGGSPSDPKLGPTTNDCTGHTEWPDGRVHHAGFTTVFTPNTRVPLTVGGITHDIDYNSRQEGNSATIRTFAAITARSHHAGTVAVAMMDGSVRALGDDVALAVWRALGTRSGGETTSPE from the coding sequence ATGGCCTCCTCCCCGATCACCAGCGGTCGTCGCCGCCCTGCGCCGCGCCGTGGTTTCACGCTCGTCGAACTGCTGGTGGTGATCGCGATCATCGGCACGCTGATGGGGCTGCTGCTCCCGGCGGTCCAGGCGGCGCGCGAGGCGGCGCGGCGAACGGGGTGCCACAACAACGTCCGGCAACTCGCGTTGGCGGTCCACAACTACGAAGGCGCCCGGCGGCACTTTCCGCCGAGCATGATCCATGCACCGGGGACGTCGTTCGTCAGCAACAACGGCTCGTGGGGCATCCTCGGCCGGATCCTCCCGTTCGTCGAGGAGGGGAATGCCGCGGTGAAGCTCGATCTCGAGAGGGCCTGGGACCAACCGCCCAACAGCACCACCGGTGTGCCCACGACGCGGGTCGGTATCTTCCTCTGCCCGAGCGAGAAGAACGACACGGTCCGGCTCAAGAACAACGCCCCGTTCGTCTATCCGCACACCTACGGCTTCAACTTCGGCACGTGGTTCGTCTACGACCCGGCGACGGGAAACGGCGGCGACGGTGCCTTCCATCCCAACTCCCGCTTCAAGACCGGGATGTTCACCGACGGGCTGGCCAAGACGCTGTGCCTGGCAGAGGTGAAGGCGTTCACGCCCTACGTCCGCAACACGGCCGACCCCGGAGCGACTTTCCCCGCCCCCCTGCCGCCGACGCTCCCGGCCGAGGTGGTCGCGCTGGCCGGCGGTAGCCCGTCGGATCCCAAGCTCGGTCCCACGACCAACGACTGCACCGGCCACACCGAATGGCCCGACGGCCGCGTCCACCACGCCGGGTTCACGACCGTGTTCACGCCGAACACGCGAGTCCCCCTCACCGTCGGCGGGATCACGCACGACATCGACTACAACTCGCGCCAGGAGGGCAACAGCGCCACGATTCGCACGTTCGCGGCGATCACCGCGCGGAGCCATCACGCCGGGACGGTCGCCGTCGCGATGATGGACGGCTCGGTCCGTGCGCTCGGCGACGATGTCGCGCTGGCGGTGTGGCGCGCGCTCGGGACGCGCTCGGGCGGGGAAACCACGTCGCCGGAGTGA
- a CDS encoding Gfo/Idh/MocA family oxidoreductase, with protein MTIRRRDMLERTLALAAASLAGMPRGGAAEAPATTPRRVGPNDKLRVAVVGTNGRGGEHISQWLAHPETELAAICDCDPAAFGKYEKRFASLQRPPQYEKDIRKLLERKDIDLVSIASPNHWHALMAIWAMQAGKDVYVEKPCSHTVEEGRVITQWARKLGKMCQMGAQSRSMTGMRETIDFVRSGKLGAVKVAHALCYKRRPSIGLVDTPAPLPPGLDFDLWAGPAPAEVPIRQRLHYDWHWDKRTGNGDIGNQNPHELDKARWGLGKAEFPRRVVSLGGRLGYRDNGDVANSQVTLFQWDDALLISDVRGLEIKTPVTFGLAGGPLAVGNIWWGTEGYAVSTNYQSGVAFDYDGHELGKWSGGSSQAHFANLVTAIKSRNHTDLVLDIEDGHLSSALAHLGNVSWALGTAVPAGTRPTLSANEAAVKKTLEGFEAHLAENGVDFAETKLFLGRELEIDPKAERALDSAANALFTKEYRKGYELPRV; from the coding sequence ATGACGATCCGCCGCCGTGACATGCTCGAACGGACCTTGGCCCTGGCCGCCGCGTCGCTCGCCGGGATGCCGCGGGGTGGCGCCGCCGAGGCGCCCGCCACCACCCCGCGCCGCGTCGGGCCCAACGACAAGCTGCGCGTCGCCGTCGTCGGCACCAACGGCCGCGGTGGGGAGCACATCTCGCAGTGGCTCGCCCACCCCGAGACGGAGCTGGCGGCGATCTGCGACTGCGACCCGGCCGCGTTCGGCAAGTACGAGAAGCGCTTCGCGTCGCTCCAGCGCCCGCCGCAGTACGAGAAGGACATCCGCAAGCTCCTCGAGCGGAAGGACATCGACCTGGTGTCGATCGCCTCGCCCAACCATTGGCACGCGCTGATGGCGATCTGGGCGATGCAGGCCGGCAAGGACGTGTACGTCGAGAAGCCCTGCAGCCACACCGTCGAAGAGGGACGGGTGATCACGCAGTGGGCACGGAAGCTCGGGAAGATGTGCCAGATGGGGGCGCAGAGCCGGAGCATGACCGGGATGCGCGAGACGATCGACTTCGTCCGCAGCGGCAAGCTCGGGGCGGTGAAGGTCGCCCACGCGCTGTGCTACAAGCGCCGCCCGAGCATCGGTCTGGTCGACACGCCGGCGCCGCTGCCGCCGGGGCTCGACTTCGACCTCTGGGCCGGCCCGGCGCCGGCCGAGGTGCCGATCCGCCAGCGCCTCCACTATGACTGGCACTGGGACAAGCGCACCGGCAACGGCGACATCGGCAACCAAAACCCCCACGAGCTCGACAAGGCTCGCTGGGGACTCGGCAAGGCCGAGTTCCCCCGCCGCGTCGTCAGCCTCGGCGGCCGCCTCGGCTACCGCGACAACGGCGACGTCGCCAACAGCCAGGTCACTCTCTTCCAGTGGGACGACGCCCTGCTCATCTCCGATGTCCGCGGGCTCGAGATCAAGACGCCGGTCACGTTCGGGCTCGCCGGCGGGCCGCTCGCAGTCGGCAACATCTGGTGGGGCACCGAGGGCTACGCGGTGTCGACCAATTACCAGTCGGGGGTGGCATTCGACTACGACGGCCACGAACTGGGGAAGTGGAGCGGCGGCTCGAGCCAGGCCCATTTCGCCAACCTCGTCACCGCGATCAAAAGCCGTAACCACACCGACCTCGTCCTCGACATCGAAGACGGCCATCTGTCGAGCGCCCTGGCCCACCTCGGCAACGTCTCCTGGGCGCTCGGCACGGCGGTGCCGGCCGGCACGCGGCCCACGCTTTCCGCCAACGAGGCGGCGGTGAAGAAGACGCTCGAGGGCTTCGAGGCGCATCTCGCCGAGAACGGAGTCGACTTCGCCGAGACGAAGCTGTTCCTCGGCCGCGAGTTGGAGATCGACCCGAAGGCCGAACGGGCCCTCGACAGCGCCGCCAACGCGCTGTTCACGAAGGAATACCGCAAGGGCTACGAACTGCCGCGCGTCTGA
- a CDS encoding intradiol ring-cleavage dioxygenase, with protein MLQPGFLPRPLPAASRRRLLGMAALGTVFATRRGAYADELVRTAAQTEGPFFPDRLPLDTDNDLLIINDSSSPADGVVTWLSGRILSATGTPLRGAVVEIWQCDAHGAYLHSGSVNGSRRDGHFQGYGRFVTGTDGRYGFRTIKPVAYPGRAPHIHVRISRGDTRLLTTQCYVRGDAGNERDGILRALPAGPVRDSVLADFRPLEGSRIGELTAAFDVVLGVTPADS; from the coding sequence ATGCTGCAGCCCGGTTTCCTTCCCCGGCCGTTGCCCGCCGCGAGCCGCCGTCGCCTTCTCGGGATGGCGGCGCTCGGAACGGTGTTCGCCACCCGTCGCGGTGCCTACGCCGACGAACTGGTCCGCACTGCCGCCCAGACCGAGGGCCCGTTCTTTCCCGACCGGCTGCCGCTCGACACCGACAACGACCTGCTGATCATCAACGACTCGTCGTCGCCGGCCGACGGCGTCGTCACCTGGCTGTCGGGCCGGATCCTCTCCGCCACCGGCACGCCGCTGCGCGGCGCCGTGGTCGAGATCTGGCAGTGCGACGCCCATGGGGCCTACCTCCACTCGGGCAGCGTCAATGGCTCGCGCCGCGACGGACATTTCCAGGGGTACGGCCGGTTCGTCACCGGCACCGACGGCCGCTACGGCTTCCGCACGATCAAGCCGGTGGCCTACCCGGGGCGCGCGCCCCACATCCACGTCCGCATCAGCCGCGGTGACACCCGCCTGCTCACCACGCAGTGCTACGTGCGCGGCGATGCCGGCAATGAGCGTGACGGGATCCTCCGCGCGCTTCCGGCCGGTCCGGTGCGCGACAGCGTGCTGGCCGACTTCCGCCCGCTGGAAGGATCGCGGATCGGCGAGCTCACCGCCGCGTTCGACGTCGTCCTCGGGGTCACGCCCGCCGATTCCTGA
- a CDS encoding cation acetate symporter: protein MLHETSATAVAIFAAFVLGVLGLSFFLGRKGQSAAGYYAAHGQIHWFVNGIAFAGDYLSAASFLGICGMIAFTGYDGFLYSIGFLAGWIVALFVIAEPIKALGRFTFADALDARFRSRGIKLAVAISTLVVSVFYLIPQMVGAGSLIRPLLGLPHEAGVILVGVTVTLIVVTAGMVSTTWVQFIKGSLLVFFCGVLTVLILQRGLKENAGRPGVEDLTPQVRTVTPAGAVLVDGVAQSRDHDLRPVGTIAALPERFAGRRETGPLGALEYLAVLEDSSIVTWAGKKAATAAGTETTFTPVVRSGAELLKPGGSFKGLTTGRLADRLDFASLMLALFCGTASLPHILIRYYTVKDGEAARRSTVVGIAAIGVFYVLTLYLGLGAMTSGALDPTDTNMAAPLLAKSFNDTLFAVISAIAFTTVLGTVSGLIMAGSGAVAHDLVEHVLGVAMTDHEKVRCGKVAAVVLGVVAMGLGIVFRDFNVSFLVGWAFNIAASANLPALVMLLFWPRTTKQGIIAAVTVGMLSSLAWILLSADTFEKVYGWPREAAPMPFSQPGLVTIPLGFAVLVAVSLLTAPRPAEGRA, encoded by the coding sequence GTCCTCGGCCTGTCGTTTTTCCTCGGTCGCAAGGGGCAGTCGGCGGCCGGCTACTACGCCGCCCACGGTCAGATCCACTGGTTCGTCAACGGCATCGCCTTCGCGGGGGACTATCTCTCCGCGGCGTCGTTCCTCGGCATCTGCGGGATGATCGCCTTCACCGGCTACGACGGCTTCCTGTACTCGATCGGATTCCTCGCCGGCTGGATCGTCGCCCTGTTCGTGATCGCCGAGCCGATCAAGGCGCTCGGCCGGTTCACGTTCGCCGACGCGCTCGACGCGCGCTTTCGCAGCCGCGGCATCAAGCTCGCGGTGGCGATCTCGACGTTGGTGGTGAGCGTCTTCTACCTGATCCCGCAGATGGTCGGGGCCGGGTCGCTGATCCGGCCGCTTCTCGGACTTCCCCACGAGGCCGGGGTGATCCTCGTCGGCGTCACCGTGACCCTGATCGTCGTCACCGCGGGGATGGTTTCGACGACGTGGGTCCAGTTCATCAAGGGGTCGCTGCTGGTGTTTTTCTGCGGCGTCCTCACCGTGTTGATCCTCCAGCGCGGCCTGAAGGAGAATGCCGGCCGCCCCGGCGTCGAGGACCTCACGCCGCAGGTCCGCACCGTGACCCCCGCGGGCGCCGTACTCGTCGACGGGGTGGCGCAATCGCGCGACCACGACCTCCGCCCCGTCGGGACGATCGCCGCCCTGCCGGAGCGGTTCGCCGGGCGGCGCGAGACCGGGCCGCTGGGGGCGCTTGAATACCTCGCCGTGCTCGAGGACTCGTCGATCGTCACCTGGGCGGGAAAGAAGGCCGCCACCGCCGCCGGCACCGAGACGACGTTCACCCCCGTCGTCCGCTCCGGGGCGGAGCTGCTCAAGCCGGGGGGCTCGTTCAAGGGACTGACCACCGGCAGGCTCGCCGACCGGCTCGACTTCGCCAGCCTGATGCTCGCGCTGTTCTGTGGCACCGCCTCGCTGCCGCACATCCTCATCCGCTACTACACCGTCAAGGACGGCGAGGCGGCACGGCGCAGCACCGTGGTGGGGATCGCCGCGATCGGCGTGTTCTACGTCCTCACCCTGTACCTCGGCCTCGGGGCGATGACCTCCGGGGCCCTCGACCCGACCGACACCAACATGGCGGCGCCGCTGCTGGCCAAGAGCTTCAACGACACGCTGTTCGCGGTGATTTCGGCGATTGCCTTCACCACCGTGCTCGGCACCGTGAGCGGATTGATCATGGCGGGGAGCGGCGCGGTGGCCCACGACCTCGTCGAGCACGTCCTCGGCGTGGCGATGACCGACCACGAGAAGGTTCGCTGCGGCAAGGTCGCGGCCGTCGTCCTCGGCGTCGTGGCGATGGGCCTCGGGATCGTGTTCCGCGACTTCAACGTCAGCTTCCTCGTCGGCTGGGCGTTCAACATCGCCGCCAGCGCCAATCTCCCGGCGCTGGTGATGCTGCTGTTCTGGCCGCGGACGACCAAGCAGGGGATCATCGCGGCAGTCACGGTCGGGATGCTGTCGTCGCTGGCGTGGATCCTCCTCTCCGCCGACACCTTCGAGAAGGTCTACGGCTGGCCGCGCGAGGCGGCACCGATGCCCTTCAGCCAGCCGGGTCTGGTGACGATCCCGCTGGGGTTCGCGGTCCTCGTCGCGGTGTCGCTGCTGACGGCGCCACGGCCGGCGGAGGGGAGAGCGTGA